The Caballeronia sp. Lep1P3 genome segment AGACCAGACGCGCCCCGAATTCGACGCCATGAAGGACGAACTCGTGAAGCGCGAGCTTCAACGCGACGCCGCGCTGCAGCTTGCGCGCGCGTGCGAGCGCACGTCCGCGTGGGCGTGCGTGCAGCAGAACGCGGCGGAGGCGCTGGCGCTCGACGGCAGCAATCCCGAATCGCAGGCCATGCTCGAACAGGTGATCTCGCACGCGGGCTGGCTCGTCGCGACGCCGCAGGGCGTGAAGAAAGGCGCATCCCCCGCCGGGAACGCAACGAACGATGCAAATACCGCCGATTCCGCGACGTCCGTCAGCGGAAACGTGACGGTCCCCGACACGCCGGCGCCGCCCCCTGCGGCCGCTGCCGTCGCGCCGGCTCCTGCGCCCGCGCAGGCAAACGTTGCATCGCCCGGGTCGACGACGGTGCCACCGACGACCGCCGCCGCGTCCCGAAGCGCGTCTGACCGGCGCGCGGCGCAGCGCACCGCGCCCGCGGTCGCCGCTGCGGCGGCAGCGCGTCAGGCCGCGCTCGAACAGGCGCGTGAGCAGCCGGAATATCTGTCGCGAGCGGAGAAGATCGCGCGGGCGCAAGCCGCGACCAACGCAGTCGTCGCGGCGACCACGTTACAGCCGACTCCGACGCCGACACCGACTCCGACGCCGCTCGCGCCGACTCCGGCCACGCCGCCCGCCGTCGCTGCCGCAAAGCCTGCCGCCGCGGCGCCGGCTGCGCCCGAAGCGAAGCCATCGACCGCGCCCGCGGCGACGGCATCGCAGGCCACGCACAACGCCGGATCGGCGAACGGCATGTACGTCGGGCCGGGCGCGCCGAACTCCAACGGCATGTATGTCGCGCCGAGCGGCGCTCAGAACGACATGTACGTGGCGCCCGCCGCGCCGAACGGCATGTACGTCGCGCCGGCGGCACGGCCCGCGTCGCCGTCCGCCGCGCCCGCCGCGCTTCCTCAGCGCACGGCGCCCGCCGGCGCGCAGTCGTCCGCTGCGCCCGCCCCGACGCCGCCAACGGTGACGCAACTCGCGCCGGCGCAAACCGTCGCCACACAGCCTGCCGCACCGCACACGCTGCCGTCCGCCGTCCCGAGCGCGACGCCGCCCGCGCGCGGCGCGGCCATCGCCCAGCCGATCGCGACCGTCGCCACGACAGCGCCCGCCGCCAGCCCGACCGCGCGCGCGTCGACCATGTTCGCGGCATCGAACGTGACGGCGCGCATGGACACCGACAAGAGCGACGACGTCGAGCGCGCCATCAAGCAATACGGCTGGAGCAGCGGCGAACCGGCAGCGAAGCCCGCGCGCTAGCGCTGCGGGGCGTCACAGGAGGCATCACCGCATCACCCCGTCCCGCGCGGTGCCGGAGCATCGCGCGCTTTCGAAGAACCCGTCACACTCGACTCAAGGGTCAACCATGGTCTCCACCCGCTTCATGCGCAGGGCGCTCGCCCTGTGCGCCGCCATCGGGCTTGCCGGCGCAGCCGCAACCGCCTACGCCGATCCCGTGCCGTACAAGATCACCACCGGACAGGAACGCGGCACGTATATCCAGATCGGCCAGGACTTGTCGAAATACGTCGCCGCGCCCGCCGGCATGGACCTCGAAGTGCTGCCGTCGAAAGGATCGGCGGAAAACGTGCAGCGCATGCGCTACGAAGCCGGCGTGAAGTTCGCGCTCGTGCAGTCGGACGTGTATCAGGCGTACCTCGACATGGCGAGTTCCGGCAACGCCGATGCGGGCAAGATCATTCAGCCGCTGCGCCTCATCATGCCGCTCTATGACGAGGAGATTTACTTCGTCGTGCGCTCGGATTCGCCGCTCAAGACCATCAACGAGATCAAGGGCAAGAACATCAGCGTCGGGCCGATCGGCAGCGGCACGGCGCAGTCGTCGGAGACGCTGTATCGGCTCATGTTCGGCGAGCCGATCCCCGACGCGAACGAGCAGCACTACAACAACGAGGATTCGCTCGCGAAGCTGATCGTCGGCAAGAT includes the following:
- a CDS encoding TAXI family TRAP transporter solute-binding subunit, encoding MVSTRFMRRALALCAAIGLAGAAATAYADPVPYKITTGQERGTYIQIGQDLSKYVAAPAGMDLEVLPSKGSAENVQRMRYEAGVKFALVQSDVYQAYLDMASSGNADAGKIIQPLRLIMPLYDEEIYFVVRSDSPLKTINEIKGKNISVGPIGSGTAQSSETLYRLMFGEPIPDANEQHYNNEDSLAKLIVGKIDVAVIVAGQPAKLFQDMNPELLQQIRLLRLDPSAPETARAKQTYFPATIRTTSYPNWIQEDTPTLTVKAFLVTYDYGLRGTVGALSKFADSLCTNFDTLQANGHPKWKQVHLELPPLTRGWKYYPPMEKHLRACIAKRAALAQSQGAAQTVSARGTEDAAKKKSTCTAQEKVLLLCDQ
- a CDS encoding zinc ribbon domain-containing protein; the encoded protein is MTTRLTFPASMFSVVCQRCGSTVRKNADSCPNCGADRSATFGKKSAGSDASPAEPLGSMFEQQSSAPLASASLSGPAPEREEPGMRSGWPGGWDPKRASERIAQKAAEHRARRIEQSARDAYAYPSNDPDAVPGSARWNHRKTIIALACALALAAGAAVYLQHGTDDDAADVGPSADLSASGAIDAKLGALGRGATDTADTSAQNKPADKTQPPAPALALAPGDALQGMRVALDRHDLTLARTRMKALGAQDQTRPEFDAMKDELVKRELQRDAALQLARACERTSAWACVQQNAAEALALDGSNPESQAMLEQVISHAGWLVATPQGVKKGASPAGNATNDANTADSATSVSGNVTVPDTPAPPPAAAAVAPAPAPAQANVASPGSTTVPPTTAAASRSASDRRAAQRTAPAVAAAAAARQAALEQAREQPEYLSRAEKIARAQAATNAVVAATTLQPTPTPTPTPTPLAPTPATPPAVAAAKPAAAAPAAPEAKPSTAPAATASQATHNAGSANGMYVGPGAPNSNGMYVAPSGAQNDMYVAPAAPNGMYVAPAARPASPSAAPAALPQRTAPAGAQSSAAPAPTPPTVTQLAPAQTVATQPAAPHTLPSAVPSATPPARGAAIAQPIATVATTAPAASPTARASTMFAASNVTARMDTDKSDDVERAIKQYGWSSGEPAAKPAR